Sequence from the Azospirillum formosense genome:
GTCCGAACGTCTTTCCTAGGGTCGAGCGTAATCCTGACCGATGCCCGACGGTGAGGGCCACCGCTTGAGGGCCACCGCTTGAGGGCCACCGCTTGAGGACCGTCGCGTGTGGGCCGGCCTGGAGCTAAATGGGTCAGGATCTGCGCTGGACGGCGTCATGCATCAGCCCGGACACCGCGCGGCCGTGGCGTCTGCCCCAGGCGGGCCTTCCAGAGCCCCTCGGCCAGCCGCAGCGCGTCGGCGAAGGCCGGCCCGGTGGCTCCGGGAAGGGCGAACAGGGCGAAGGCCGCGGTGCCGATGATGATGCGTTCGGCGCGCGCGTCGCGCACCGCGCCGGTCCACACGCCCTGCCAATATTCCAGGCTGGTGCCGCGCGGGCGCGGCGTCGGCGGCGGCTCCTCCATGCAGGGGGGCAGGATGAGATCCTCCGCCTCGCCGTTGACCAGACGGTGGATGGAGGAGGGGCGGAAGGGCGAGAACTGGGCGACGTCGCGCACGCTGCCCAGCACGGCCATGTGCTTCCAGCCGAGGATGCGCGCGGCGTCGCGGTGCAGTTCCCGGTAGGTCGGCTTCGCCGCCCCCAGCAGGGACGTTTTAGCCTTGGACGGCTTCAGCAGATGCACCGCCTCGAACACGGCGGAGCGGGTCTGGGTCAGCCGGTGCAGCCCGATCAGCCGGTAGATCTGCGGGGACAGGGCGGCCAGCGGCGCGTAGGCGATCCGCTGCGCCGTCAGCGCCGCCGCGATCTCCCGCGCGTTGGTGCAGACCGGGATGCCCACGGTGGGCGCGATGAACTCGTACCGGCCGGAGGCCGCACTGCAACCCGTGCCGCCGTGCAGCAGCACCCGGTGGCCGGCCTGCGCGACCAGCCGCGCCGCGTGGAAGAACCAGGGCGGGTTGTGGTAGTTGGGCGAGGTGAAACATGGCCAGTCGATGTCCGTCTGGATCGTCCGTCCCAGCCCGGCGGCGACGTGCGCCCGCATCGCCCGCACCATCCCGGCCAGCTCCGGCGCGGTCGAGCCGCGCATCCGCATCATGCCGAGAAGGGCGCCGACCTGGACCGGATCGGCCTCGCCCTCCAGGACGATGGTCATCGCCTCTTCCGCTTCCTCGGCGGTCAGCGGGCGCCCATGACCGCCTCCGGCGACGCCCAGCACGCCGATGTGACGGGCCAGTCGGTCCTGCGCGGGGGCGTCCGGCGCGATTTTCTCCAGCCTGGCGTCGATCTGGGCCGGGGACGGCTGCCCCTCCAGAAGGCCGGCGGGCCGCACCTGCAATGGCGGCACCGCGATGCCGGTCGGTACGTTCCAGCGCGGGTCGAAGGTCTCGTCGACCACGGGGCCATCCGCCAGAGGCTCGAACAGGGCATCGATCCCGCGGGCCAGCGCCTGGACACGCGGGCGCAGCGCTTCGGCGAAGGGGGTCGGTACCAGGCCGCGGCCCGAGCGGATGAACAGGGGATCGCCGAACTCCTCGCGCATCTGCGCCAGGAGCCGGCTGAGCGCCGAGGTCTGGAGTCCGAGGTCGCGGGCGGCCAGCGTGACGTTGCGTTTCGACAGCAGCGCGTCCAGCGCGACGATCAGGCGGCCGCGCGACAGCCGGTCCTCCTGAATGCCGGGAGCGGCCTTGCCCTGACCGGACGCCTCCGGTTCCGGACGCGCCGCGGCGTCCTTCCTCTTGACCGTCATGTGATTTCAGCCCGAATGCGGTTGCCTGGCCGGTTCACGGCTGCATACCATGACAATGATACGCATTTGCATGCCAACGCAACACGGCTGGTCCGCCCTCCGGCCCCGCGACGGACGGGGCCGGAGGCTTGCGTTCCTCAGTCCTCGGACTCCACGGACTTGGGGGCGGCGGCCTGCTCCGCCTGAATCCGTTCGACGATGCGGGTCAGCGCCGCGGCGTCGAGCGGGCTTTCCATGTTCAGATCCTGGGCGAACTTGCGGATCACGCCGATGGCGCGGCGCCGGGTCACGATGTCGACGTCGCCGGGGCGCGTCCGCTCGACCACCGGCCCCTTGTAGTAGCCGCTGCCGACGCGCCATTGCCGCTGCCCGTCCGCCCGCCATTTGGTGCCGTCGGACAGCACCATGCAACGGTTGCCCTCGGTGAAGGCGTCGACGGTGGCGATCCTCTCCGGGCCGGTCTGGCTGTTGTGGATCGTCACCTGATCCCCGACCCTGAACGCTGTCATTCTGTGCTCATCCTCTCTCAGTCAGTCGCGGTCCGGCACCGGACCACCGGAATGGAACCGCGCGCCGTGGTCGCTCTCGCGCCGCTCCTCCACCGCCGCCATCAGCCGGGACTTCGCGGTGGCGCGGCTGTCGGAAGACACCGCCGCCGTCTCGCCCGGTGGCTGGCTCCGCGCGGCGGAACGCACGCCGTTCAGCGCCGCCAGGAAGCCGGTGGCCGGGCGCATGGCCCTGCCGCCCCGCAACCCCGGAGGCGCCTCCACCGGCGATGATGCCGGGGGCTGCGGCTTCCCCGCGGCGACGGGAACGACGTCGGCCTCAGGCTCGTCTCCGGCCTCCGCCTCTCCGGCCGGAGCCCGCCGCTCGGCGGCCTCGGCGTGGGCCAGCGAGGTGGCGCGCTCCACGACCAGCGTCCGGCATTCGCCGTCCAGCGTCTCGTAAACGCGCTTGGCCTCGTTCAGTTCATGCAGGTCTTCCGTTTCCAGCGTGCGGTCCAGCGCGCTGGAGAGCAACCGGAACTCCAGCACGCCCGGCACCCGCGCCTCGTCCACGGCGCGCTTCAGCACGCCGACGGCTTGCAGGGTTTCACGGTCCAAAGTGCCTTCGGGCATCGACATGCTGTGGGTTGATCGGCGGGATCACCCGAAATATCGGCTGAGGCCCGGCGGGGTCAAGTGCGATCCGGCACCGGTCCGGCTTCATCCTCCGGTTCGACGGCACCGCGTCTTTGCAGCCACAGGGCGACCAGCCAGCACAGCGTGGCCCAGCCCGCGCCGACGCACCAGCCCGCCAGGACGTCGGTCGGCCAATGGACGCCCAGATAGACGCGGCTGCACCCGACCAGCAGCGTCACCGCCATCGCGACGACGAGCACATAGGCCTTCTGCCGCCTCCCCTCGACGAAGCGGGCCAG
This genomic interval carries:
- a CDS encoding glycosyl transferase family protein, with translation MTVKRKDAAARPEPEASGQGKAAPGIQEDRLSRGRLIVALDALLSKRNVTLAARDLGLQTSALSRLLAQMREEFGDPLFIRSGRGLVPTPFAEALRPRVQALARGIDALFEPLADGPVVDETFDPRWNVPTGIAVPPLQVRPAGLLEGQPSPAQIDARLEKIAPDAPAQDRLARHIGVLGVAGGGHGRPLTAEEAEEAMTIVLEGEADPVQVGALLGMMRMRGSTAPELAGMVRAMRAHVAAGLGRTIQTDIDWPCFTSPNYHNPPWFFHAARLVAQAGHRVLLHGGTGCSAASGRYEFIAPTVGIPVCTNAREIAAALTAQRIAYAPLAALSPQIYRLIGLHRLTQTRSAVFEAVHLLKPSKAKTSLLGAAKPTYRELHRDAARILGWKHMAVLGSVRDVAQFSPFRPSSIHRLVNGEAEDLILPPCMEEPPPTPRPRGTSLEYWQGVWTGAVRDARAERIIIGTAAFALFALPGATGPAFADALRLAEGLWKARLGQTPRPRGVRADA